The following proteins are co-located in the Microbulbifer sp. VAAF005 genome:
- a CDS encoding ethylbenzene dehydrogenase-related protein, which yields MAKQPKSTLWIILHSVAIVAVLCNLLTGLRISTLTKPSIGNIEELLPQGQIHDIHFFVAIVTSAILICYLSYKVTIKIKNTTSQSKPYKTSISYHRVVTRIGSFFLVLMVLSGWILFIGSDNASIFRQAHFYSAFAILLYIFFHAGVYLITYGLKTSGYLLPNTRSGYRTSIFTYLSTGCITLLLWIIVTNNSYHDLTVEKISPETFINIDGIPQESAWSSAISLKIHTDGGANFIDGSSTVNLRALHNQQEIFFHITWEDPTESLKHLPLKKVGSGWEIQQQGFQNFNETRHYEDKFAILLSNSCDFGASGTSHLGRKPSAQLPANWHGKGYHYSSSDEIHDLWHWKAVRTNKMHLADDNYIGKPDIVRPGARRYTAGYLQDGKESGAYLMNWKWYSAKNVTPKRLPKSPSSLTPYQNEDTKSDWTISWFDYQSYTAEDDNYPINTIMPSVLYTSNRFEGDRADVRAYAVWQDGYWSMEMVRKLDTGSALDVAIKDGICLWVSAFDHSQIAHTRHSLPVKIKLADQ from the coding sequence ATGGCCAAACAACCGAAGAGTACTCTTTGGATAATTCTGCACAGTGTGGCCATTGTTGCAGTTTTATGTAACCTGCTAACGGGGCTCCGTATCTCCACCTTAACTAAGCCAAGTATTGGAAATATCGAAGAACTGTTACCCCAGGGACAGATTCATGATATTCACTTCTTTGTAGCAATTGTTACTTCGGCCATCCTTATCTGCTACTTATCCTATAAAGTAACAATTAAAATAAAAAATACAACCTCACAAAGTAAACCTTATAAAACATCAATTAGCTACCATAGGGTAGTAACACGCATTGGCTCATTTTTTTTAGTGCTCATGGTCTTAAGTGGCTGGATTTTATTTATTGGTTCCGACAATGCTTCTATCTTTCGCCAGGCACACTTTTATAGTGCTTTTGCGATCTTACTCTATATATTCTTTCACGCTGGCGTTTACCTAATAACCTATGGTCTGAAGACTTCGGGTTATTTGCTTCCCAATACTCGATCAGGCTATCGAACTTCAATTTTTACCTACTTATCTACCGGCTGTATCACTTTATTACTTTGGATTATTGTTACAAATAACAGTTACCACGATCTTACAGTTGAGAAAATAAGTCCGGAAACCTTTATAAACATAGATGGAATCCCCCAAGAATCCGCATGGTCCTCAGCCATATCACTTAAAATCCATACTGACGGAGGTGCTAACTTTATTGATGGTAGCTCAACCGTCAACTTGAGAGCCTTGCATAACCAACAGGAAATATTTTTTCATATCACCTGGGAAGATCCCACTGAAAGCCTGAAACACCTACCACTGAAAAAAGTTGGTTCTGGCTGGGAAATACAACAGCAAGGTTTTCAAAATTTTAATGAAACCCGTCACTATGAAGATAAGTTTGCCATCCTGCTTTCCAATTCCTGTGATTTCGGTGCTTCGGGAACCTCTCACCTGGGCCGCAAACCATCAGCACAGTTGCCCGCAAATTGGCATGGTAAGGGCTACCACTACAGCTCATCCGATGAAATACACGATCTCTGGCACTGGAAAGCAGTAAGAACCAATAAAATGCACCTGGCAGATGACAATTATATTGGCAAGCCTGATATTGTAAGGCCAGGAGCACGCCGCTATACCGCAGGATATCTCCAGGATGGCAAAGAGTCCGGGGCATACTTAATGAACTGGAAGTGGTACTCCGCAAAAAACGTTACACCAAAACGACTACCCAAAAGTCCCTCCAGCCTGACGCCATATCAAAACGAGGATACAAAAAGCGATTGGACTATTTCCTGGTTTGATTACCAGTCATACACGGCTGAAGATGACAATTATCCTATCAATACGATTATGCCTTCAGTCCTCTATACCTCAAATCGCTTTGAGGGAGATCGTGCCGATGTAAGGGCCTATGCTGTTTGGCAGGACGGCTACTGGTCTATGGAGATGGTGCGAAAATTAGATACTGGATCAGCGTTAGATGTAGCAATAAAAGACGGTATTTGCCTCTGGGTTTCTGCCTTTGATCACTCGCAAATCGCCCACACTCGCCACTCTCTCCCCGTCAAAATCAAGTTGGCAGATCAATAA
- a CDS encoding MarR family transcriptional regulator, which produces MKLSSQAQAFVLHFGEMGSRWGFNRTVGQMFALLTIHPTPLNAEQLAQALKISRGNVSMGLKELQAWRLVELHHQPGDRKDYFTAAGSIWDLARTVFEERRKRELDPTLSLLRQLLLNEPQDELDAQAQEKIQEVYSLLELLEEFANTLSKLEHQDLLKLMKLGSGIVKLLELKSKMTGGQNTSN; this is translated from the coding sequence ATGAAACTATCGAGTCAAGCCCAGGCATTCGTACTGCACTTTGGTGAAATGGGTAGCCGCTGGGGGTTCAATCGCACGGTGGGGCAAATGTTTGCCCTACTCACCATTCATCCCACGCCACTCAATGCCGAGCAATTGGCCCAGGCACTGAAGATCAGTCGTGGCAATGTCAGTATGGGGCTCAAAGAGCTACAGGCCTGGCGCTTGGTTGAGCTGCATCATCAACCGGGCGATCGCAAAGATTATTTCACTGCAGCTGGGTCAATCTGGGACCTCGCTCGTACTGTCTTCGAGGAGCGCCGCAAGCGAGAGCTCGACCCTACATTAAGTCTGCTTCGCCAGCTGCTGCTCAATGAACCCCAAGATGAGCTGGATGCCCAGGCACAGGAAAAAATCCAGGAAGTTTACAGCTTGCTGGAGCTGCTCGAAGAATTTGCCAATACACTCAGCAAGCTAGAACACCAGGACCTGCTTAAATTGATGAAGCTAGGCTCCGGTATCGTCAAGCTACTGGAACTCAAAAGTAAGATGACAGGTGGACAGAACACCTCAAACTAG
- the ybaK gene encoding Cys-tRNA(Pro) deacylase, with translation MTPGIALLKKNNISHKVHEYRHDSSSDSYGLEASQKLGVAEERVFKTLVVALGNKKLVVGVVPVSTMLNLKLIARAAGAKKAIMAAPADVERSTGYVLGGVSPLGQKKRLKTILDLSIQNHSTIFVSAGRRGLEIELSPDDLIKAVDGNLAKICE, from the coding sequence ATGACTCCGGGAATTGCCTTATTAAAAAAGAATAATATCAGTCACAAGGTTCATGAGTATAGACACGACTCTTCAAGTGATTCTTACGGTTTGGAAGCATCACAAAAATTGGGAGTTGCTGAGGAGAGAGTGTTTAAAACGTTGGTAGTTGCGCTGGGCAATAAAAAGTTAGTTGTTGGTGTTGTTCCGGTTTCGACGATGCTTAACCTGAAACTTATTGCAAGAGCTGCCGGGGCAAAGAAGGCGATAATGGCCGCTCCAGCTGATGTAGAGAGATCAACAGGTTATGTTTTGGGCGGCGTTAGCCCGCTTGGGCAAAAAAAGCGCTTGAAGACTATCCTTGATCTATCGATTCAAAATCACTCAACCATTTTTGTGAGTGCTGGCCGTAGGGGACTGGAAATAGAGTTAAGTCCAGATGACCTGATAAAGGCTGTCGATGGCAATCTAGCTAAAATTTGTGAGTAA
- the cydB gene encoding cytochrome d ubiquinol oxidase subunit II: protein MTGSASAAAYWLPVAFVALMGLAVIVYAILDGYDLGVGILLPMGEEEESQRDTMIASIGPFWDANETWLVLAIGLLLIAFPIAHNLVLMHLYIPAAIMLVGLIMRGVAFDFRAKAAIDKKLTWDRTFKAGSIITSLAQGYMLGQYVIGFKPDWSAQLFSALSALGVTAAYAYIGGAWLVLKTESELQKRATTWTRYAGRATLLGVVAVSAINPLVNPTVFDRWFTYPLVMFVLLVPTLCFIAFVSNDVLLARMPKPADRHKAVPFFTVVVIFLMCFIGLAFSFFPDIVPGQLNIWQAASATASLKFILVGAVIVVPVILAYTVFSYYVFRGKATELHYH from the coding sequence ATGACCGGTAGCGCTTCTGCAGCGGCCTATTGGCTGCCTGTCGCCTTTGTCGCCCTGATGGGCCTGGCGGTAATAGTCTACGCAATTCTGGATGGCTACGATCTTGGTGTGGGCATTTTGCTCCCCATGGGAGAAGAGGAGGAATCGCAGCGGGATACCATGATCGCATCCATTGGCCCCTTTTGGGATGCCAACGAAACCTGGCTGGTACTGGCAATCGGTTTGCTCCTGATTGCATTCCCAATCGCACACAACCTGGTGTTAATGCACCTATATATACCAGCTGCGATTATGCTGGTCGGGCTAATCATGCGAGGAGTGGCATTCGACTTTCGTGCCAAGGCTGCCATCGACAAAAAACTAACCTGGGATCGAACCTTTAAAGCGGGGTCTATTATTACCAGCCTTGCACAGGGGTACATGCTGGGGCAGTACGTGATTGGCTTTAAGCCCGACTGGTCTGCACAGCTTTTTTCAGCGCTCAGCGCTCTGGGAGTTACCGCCGCATACGCCTATATTGGCGGCGCCTGGCTGGTTCTTAAAACCGAGTCGGAGCTGCAAAAACGAGCGACCACATGGACCCGTTACGCAGGACGGGCCACCCTGCTTGGGGTGGTTGCAGTATCGGCCATCAATCCACTGGTAAACCCAACCGTATTTGACCGATGGTTTACCTACCCTCTGGTTATGTTTGTACTACTCGTCCCCACCCTGTGCTTTATTGCCTTTGTCTCCAATGATGTTCTGCTGGCGAGAATGCCTAAGCCTGCGGACAGACATAAAGCGGTTCCTTTTTTTACCGTCGTTGTTATTTTCCTGATGTGCTTTATCGGCCTGGCTTTCAGCTTTTTCCCTGATATTGTTCCCGGCCAACTAAATATTTGGCAGGCAGCCAGTGCCACCGCCTCATTAAAATTTATTCTTGTGGGTGCGGTAATAGTAGTTCCCGTCATCCTCGCCTATACCGTTTTCTCTTATTACGTCTTCCGAGGAAAGGCGACAGAGCTACATTATCACTAG
- a CDS encoding DUF1566 domain-containing protein, whose protein sequence is MFVRIFWVFIFPAITVCAVILHQPSQPLPREYHLVKIDKNGEPIEAWAGPWSCICDTDTGLLWEVKTDDEGIHDGRWTYSWYQYEEGIENNGDCYFEEERCDTEDLIRNTNQQKLCATQNWRLPDITELRSIILQESKSGRPLIATEYFPKTQRGDYWTRNFDRPLYDVYQYLKTGAGAVNFMNAETITIPYRNAAFVRLVSNHSTACNNNPE, encoded by the coding sequence ATGTTTGTGCGCATATTTTGGGTATTCATTTTTCCTGCAATCACGGTCTGTGCAGTCATACTGCACCAACCATCACAACCTCTGCCAAGGGAATACCACTTAGTTAAAATTGATAAAAATGGGGAGCCTATCGAGGCTTGGGCAGGCCCCTGGTCCTGTATCTGCGACACCGATACAGGGCTTCTTTGGGAAGTAAAAACCGACGACGAAGGAATTCACGATGGAAGGTGGACCTACTCGTGGTATCAATATGAAGAAGGTATAGAAAATAATGGAGATTGTTATTTTGAAGAAGAGCGGTGTGATACCGAGGATCTGATTCGCAATACCAATCAACAGAAATTGTGTGCAACGCAAAATTGGAGGCTCCCCGATATTACAGAGTTACGATCCATTATCCTGCAGGAGAGTAAATCTGGCAGGCCTCTAATTGCGACTGAATATTTCCCGAAAACTCAAAGGGGAGATTACTGGACCCGTAATTTTGACAGGCCTTTATACGATGTTTACCAGTACCTGAAAACAGGGGCGGGGGCAGTTAATTTCATGAACGCAGAAACTATCACAATTCCTTATAGAAACGCCGCTTTTGTACGCTTAGTCTCCAACCATTCAACCGCCTGTAATAATAATCCCGAATAA
- a CDS encoding cytochrome ubiquinol oxidase subunit I, which produces MLDTLILSRIQFAANISFHILFPTITIALAWIVFFFKLRYDQTNNPVWMRAYRFWVKVFALTFALGVVSGITMSFQFGTNWPGFMAQVGNIAGPLLGYEVLTAFFLEATFLGIMLFGINKVPSKIHTLSAFIVATGTTLSAFWIIALNSWMQTPAGFDLRDGVAYPANWMEIIFNASFPYRLTHMLLASGLTASFFVAGISAYRILKGDPKRAPRLALKTGLILAAIFIPIQIYVGDLHGLNTFEHQPQKVAAMEGVWETERGAPLLLFAIPDGEEKTNHLAIGIPKMASLILTHEWDGEIKGINEFPDNHPPVAPVFFAFRIMVGIGILMLLTAWGGVYLLRKGELPRWMLKTLVAMTFSGWIATLAGWYVTEIGRQPWLVTGVLKTADAVTPVPPSHVGFSLTLYLVVYVILLYAYIRTLKVMALKSVKVEEFETQELFAGTSLTNRPKDTEKNDKGEGK; this is translated from the coding sequence ATGCTAGATACCCTGATCCTTTCCAGGATACAGTTTGCCGCAAATATCAGCTTTCATATTCTATTTCCAACAATCACCATCGCACTCGCGTGGATCGTTTTCTTTTTTAAATTACGCTACGACCAAACTAATAATCCGGTCTGGATGCGCGCATATCGTTTTTGGGTAAAAGTCTTTGCCCTGACATTTGCTCTCGGCGTAGTGAGTGGCATCACCATGTCATTCCAGTTCGGAACAAACTGGCCCGGCTTTATGGCCCAGGTCGGCAATATCGCCGGCCCGCTTCTCGGATACGAAGTACTTACTGCATTCTTTCTCGAAGCAACCTTTCTCGGCATTATGTTGTTTGGCATTAATAAGGTGCCAAGCAAAATACATACTTTATCTGCCTTTATTGTGGCAACAGGAACCACTCTATCCGCTTTTTGGATTATTGCTCTCAACTCCTGGATGCAAACACCTGCCGGATTCGATTTACGGGATGGGGTCGCCTACCCGGCAAACTGGATGGAAATTATCTTTAACGCCTCTTTCCCCTACCGACTTACACATATGCTGCTGGCTTCGGGTTTGACGGCATCTTTCTTTGTTGCGGGGATTTCCGCTTATCGGATTCTTAAAGGAGACCCCAAACGCGCGCCCCGGCTCGCCCTTAAAACAGGACTGATTCTCGCTGCCATCTTTATTCCGATTCAAATCTATGTGGGTGACTTACACGGACTCAACACTTTTGAGCACCAACCACAAAAAGTCGCCGCAATGGAGGGAGTCTGGGAAACAGAGCGCGGTGCGCCCCTGCTGTTATTTGCGATACCCGACGGAGAAGAGAAAACCAACCATTTGGCGATCGGCATTCCCAAGATGGCCAGCCTTATCCTTACCCATGAGTGGGATGGTGAGATCAAGGGAATAAATGAATTCCCCGATAATCACCCACCGGTAGCCCCCGTATTTTTCGCCTTCCGCATTATGGTCGGCATAGGAATATTGATGCTGCTAACCGCTTGGGGTGGGGTCTATCTATTGCGTAAAGGTGAGCTGCCTCGCTGGATGCTTAAAACCCTGGTCGCGATGACATTCTCCGGCTGGATAGCCACCTTGGCCGGTTGGTATGTCACAGAAATTGGACGCCAACCCTGGCTCGTAACAGGAGTACTGAAAACCGCCGATGCTGTTACTCCAGTACCACCTTCCCATGTCGGTTTTTCCCTAACCCTTTATCTGGTTGTCTATGTGATATTGCTCTATGCGTACATAAGAACCCTGAAAGTGATGGCCCTAAAGTCTGTAAAAGTCGAGGAGTTTGAAACTCAGGAACTATTCGCCGGCACTAGCTTAACCAACCGCCCAAAAGATACCGAGAAAAATGACAAGGGAGAAGGCAAATGA
- a CDS encoding DUF465 domain-containing protein, with product MPIASHELSVDFPEYADTIKQLIEDDIQFKLENDIYSKLDKQIRGLQDSGIGTDDDHYSSLKKQRAYLKQHLYNRITSVITHH from the coding sequence ATGCCCATTGCTTCACACGAGCTCTCGGTGGATTTCCCAGAATATGCAGACACAATCAAGCAGCTCATCGAAGACGATATTCAATTCAAACTTGAAAACGACATTTACAGCAAACTGGATAAACAAATAAGAGGCCTTCAGGATAGTGGTATTGGCACCGACGACGATCACTATTCCAGCCTCAAAAAACAGAGAGCCTACTTAAAACAGCACCTCTATAACCGCATTACTTCAGTGATTACCCATCACTAA
- a CDS encoding TetR/AcrR family transcriptional regulator translates to MEVKRMLAHGQYRLSIGGGNLNQIDRRAISRRDTASPRKPQRKNGREKYEKLLDALEVLITEQDSTDISLANLSQVAGVPAASVYHFFPSVDASLTALAERHYKSFGDVVLGHSDFSPSESWQDMLNQLCDLVRGYYEENLAALKVHFGPQSSWALRQLQMENNWRLADTLIKNLSREFELPPSQDWRDRFMCAININDSFCSQSYSRFGKITEDSAAEGKRAAAAYLKLYLGELLQRRQLRFAPLEASA, encoded by the coding sequence ATGGAAGTAAAGCGTATGCTAGCCCATGGCCAGTACCGCTTGTCTATAGGGGGAGGTAATTTGAACCAAATCGATCGACGAGCTATCAGCCGGCGCGACACTGCCAGTCCGCGCAAACCACAACGCAAAAATGGTCGGGAGAAGTATGAAAAGCTTCTTGACGCCCTTGAAGTATTAATTACTGAACAAGACTCTACGGATATTAGCCTCGCAAACCTTAGTCAGGTTGCAGGTGTTCCAGCAGCGTCTGTTTATCATTTCTTCCCAAGTGTAGATGCCAGCTTAACCGCCCTGGCCGAGCGTCACTATAAGTCTTTCGGTGACGTAGTATTGGGCCATTCGGATTTTTCTCCGTCAGAAAGCTGGCAGGATATGCTGAATCAGCTGTGCGACCTTGTGCGCGGCTACTATGAAGAGAATCTCGCGGCACTAAAAGTACATTTTGGACCTCAGTCCAGTTGGGCATTACGCCAACTACAAATGGAAAACAATTGGCGCCTGGCAGATACTCTGATCAAAAACCTGTCTCGGGAGTTTGAGTTGCCACCCTCTCAGGATTGGCGAGACCGGTTTATGTGTGCCATCAACATTAACGACTCTTTCTGCTCCCAGTCTTATTCCCGCTTTGGGAAAATAACAGAAGACTCCGCAGCAGAGGGGAAACGGGCCGCTGCAGCCTACTTAAAGCTCTACCTCGGTGAGCTTTTGCAGAGGCGCCAATTGCGCTTTGCCCCACTGGAGGCTTCGGCCTAA
- a CDS encoding glutathione S-transferase N-terminal domain-containing protein, with protein sequence MQLYLTFSSPFARKARIVVQEQRLHSVVTEHFSHPFHNDDELISSNPLGKVPCLTLDNGSSIIDSEVICAFLDKSLGDGHLSAPLDNNWDLYTFHSVSSGLMDAAVHLQMEKLRAREELRSDFWWQRYFSAIERSLDYLEKHLDRLPASLSLPHINLCSALSYLDFRHEDFDWRSDHPKLMAISEDLEKSESLSKCQLHE encoded by the coding sequence ATGCAACTGTACCTGACCTTTTCCTCTCCTTTTGCTCGCAAGGCGCGCATTGTTGTGCAAGAACAGCGTCTGCACTCTGTGGTAACAGAGCATTTCTCTCACCCCTTTCACAATGACGACGAACTTATTTCCAGCAACCCCTTGGGAAAAGTCCCCTGCCTAACCCTGGATAATGGCTCCTCGATCATTGACAGCGAAGTCATCTGTGCGTTTCTGGATAAAAGCTTGGGGGATGGTCACTTATCTGCGCCACTGGATAACAATTGGGATCTGTATACTTTTCACAGTGTCAGCTCTGGATTAATGGACGCAGCAGTGCATCTGCAAATGGAAAAGCTGCGCGCACGGGAAGAACTTAGGTCTGATTTTTGGTGGCAGCGCTATTTCAGTGCTATTGAGAGATCTCTAGATTACCTGGAAAAGCACCTGGATCGATTACCCGCCAGTCTTAGCTTGCCACATATTAACTTGTGCTCAGCACTATCCTATCTTGATTTTCGCCATGAAGATTTTGACTGGAGAAGTGACCACCCGAAACTTATGGCCATATCGGAAGATTTGGAGAAAAGTGAAAGCCTGAGTAAGTGTCAGCTGCATGAATAG
- a CDS encoding fibronectin type III domain-containing protein yields the protein MRRFLSTAFAFSTLCLAIDANSATKYHRLAWDGDASTSAVIGFSPDGNSNNPYINFGYSTNENSWSSRSVDTAATFDGSLNSYFVRLENLTPNSEVYYRICDQDGCGDRFWFKTAPDDESPFVIIAGGDTRTGHTTRREGNALLAKIRPLAVMHGGDFTNANSASEMDEFLQDWTLTYSSDEIDGYSYQRIYPLIPTHGNHEDDNYSTICQVFGVDFNADSSCSPSDTYGAVQISPSYASTP from the coding sequence ATGAGACGGTTCTTAAGCACTGCTTTTGCTTTCTCGACTCTATGTTTGGCAATTGATGCCAACTCAGCGACCAAATATCACAGATTGGCCTGGGATGGCGATGCCTCTACCAGTGCTGTCATTGGATTTTCACCGGACGGTAATAGTAATAACCCTTATATCAATTTTGGCTACTCAACCAATGAAAATAGTTGGAGCAGTCGATCAGTTGATACCGCAGCTACGTTCGACGGTAGCTTAAATAGCTACTTTGTAAGACTGGAAAACCTGACACCGAATTCAGAGGTTTATTACCGGATCTGTGACCAGGATGGCTGTGGCGATCGTTTCTGGTTTAAAACTGCACCTGACGATGAGTCCCCATTTGTGATTATTGCTGGAGGCGATACCCGCACCGGACACACAACCCGGCGCGAGGGGAATGCACTGCTGGCTAAGATCCGTCCGCTGGCTGTTATGCACGGCGGCGATTTTACTAACGCCAACAGCGCATCAGAGATGGATGAGTTTTTACAAGACTGGACCCTGACTTATTCCAGCGATGAAATTGATGGGTATAGCTACCAACGCATTTACCCCTTAATTCCCACCCATGGAAATCATGAAGATGACAACTACTCCACTATTTGCCAGGTATTTGGAGTCGACTTCAATGCAGATAGTAGCTGTAGCCCCAGCGATACTTACGGCGCCGTACAGATTTCCCCCTCTTACGCGTCTACACCCTAA
- a CDS encoding DNRLRE domain-containing protein gives MNNWLEDDLATSGAYSNWRFAQYHKPMFPHYSGKSDNPTLFNWWAEPFYDYAMNLVVESDTHLTKLTEVVAPGNSDFSTSDTGGTVYVGEGSWGAPARSANDAKFWTIDMASIQQFKVIQVSPDELSIRTAQFDDSASILTREDRANDPLALPEDINWWSANRIGESMVLAQNSVGRSVIVEDSSDNGEVTLPVADDAFISSRYSSSNFDSDSDGLLADGSDSTYGTLYSLIKFDLSNIADCSAINSVKLELNITNRSTNDYGIYLAESDWDEESVTWDSVGGSGVLSQLAASFIPSSTGTLTLDLSSSGILEDWLNAENTGMVIAAQNGSNGVDISSKETGIAPALKVVADCSDTVSEKISQVASDDVFISSRKEDDNFDGDSDGLLADGSDLIYGTMYSLIRFDLSGLSCQQYIDATLELNVINTSSNSYGIYMATQSWQEESATWDSVGGSSILGLQVGSFTPSSTGRHLIDLGASGIVDRWLNASNHGLVIASEGGINGLDISSKESGQSPLLTMQTLCN, from the coding sequence ATGAACAACTGGCTGGAAGATGATTTAGCTACAAGTGGCGCCTACAGCAATTGGCGTTTTGCCCAATACCACAAGCCCATGTTCCCCCATTACAGTGGCAAGTCCGATAACCCCACATTATTCAATTGGTGGGCAGAGCCATTTTATGACTACGCCATGAACCTAGTGGTCGAATCAGATACCCACCTGACCAAGCTCACTGAAGTCGTCGCCCCGGGCAATAGTGATTTTTCTACCAGTGATACCGGAGGCACTGTCTATGTGGGTGAAGGCAGTTGGGGGGCTCCGGCCCGTTCCGCCAATGATGCCAAGTTTTGGACCATCGATATGGCCAGCATCCAGCAGTTTAAAGTGATACAAGTTAGTCCTGATGAGCTGAGCATCCGCACGGCCCAATTTGACGACAGCGCCAGTATCCTGACCCGTGAAGATCGCGCCAATGACCCCCTTGCTTTACCAGAGGACATTAACTGGTGGAGTGCCAACCGAATTGGCGAATCTATGGTTCTTGCACAAAATAGTGTTGGCAGGAGTGTCATTGTCGAGGATAGCAGTGACAACGGCGAGGTAACCCTACCCGTAGCAGATGATGCCTTTATCTCTTCCCGCTATTCATCCAGTAATTTCGACAGTGACTCAGACGGGCTACTGGCAGATGGTAGCGATAGTACCTACGGAACTCTCTACTCATTAATCAAATTTGACCTCTCCAATATCGCCGATTGTTCAGCAATAAATTCAGTTAAGCTTGAATTAAATATTACCAACCGCTCCACCAACGATTATGGAATTTACCTGGCCGAATCTGACTGGGACGAAGAATCAGTCACTTGGGATTCAGTCGGCGGATCGGGAGTGCTTTCACAATTGGCAGCCAGCTTTATTCCTTCATCCACTGGAACCCTAACCCTGGATTTAAGCTCTTCTGGTATTCTGGAAGACTGGCTAAACGCTGAAAATACCGGGATGGTCATCGCCGCGCAAAATGGAAGCAATGGCGTAGATATCTCATCAAAGGAAACCGGTATTGCACCAGCCCTCAAGGTGGTTGCAGACTGCAGTGACACTGTCAGCGAAAAGATATCCCAAGTTGCCTCAGATGATGTCTTTATCTCCTCCAGAAAGGAAGATGACAATTTCGATGGTGACAGCGATGGACTTCTCGCCGATGGTAGCGATTTGATCTACGGCACAATGTATAGCCTGATTCGCTTCGATTTATCCGGTTTAAGTTGTCAGCAATATATTGATGCGACACTCGAACTGAATGTCATCAATACATCCAGCAACAGCTATGGCATATATATGGCGACACAAAGCTGGCAAGAGGAATCCGCTACATGGGACTCTGTTGGCGGCAGCTCGATTCTTGGGCTTCAGGTGGGTAGCTTTACGCCCTCTTCTACTGGTCGACACCTCATTGACCTGGGAGCCTCCGGTATAGTGGACCGCTGGCTCAACGCTAGTAATCACGGCCTGGTGATCGCTTCAGAGGGAGGCATTAATGGCCTCGATATAAGCTCCAAAGAGAGTGGACAGAGCCCTCTCCTGACAATGCAGACACTCTGTAATTAA
- a CDS encoding DUF1853 family protein — MIQETIQKTMISSLKSGQVDNWDNLMWSVGSSDIPTSEDSVTIFSAANQLPWLLPTRRKSLLEYFSCPKVKDALSPELDNYLHELSLNKPNNRLGTYFERLWSFAFDKHPDYQLLYQNLPLRSGGKTLGELDFVVQHLPSNQCEHWEIAVKFYLQVTDIHWVGPGIKDRLDIKLARMADHQLPLIEMPAVQSMLKEHGLEIDRQWALMPGRLFKPLDTLHRPSSHDLWWVSLSEFRSLSLSQANRGALEWLALPKQAWLAPQSSTTGMTADQLLEALLPESFTHPLCIAAVDKNGEACRGFIVPDNWYQRAKSSLSI; from the coding sequence ATGATTCAGGAAACGATACAGAAGACCATGATTTCCTCCCTGAAAAGCGGACAGGTAGATAATTGGGACAACTTAATGTGGTCCGTGGGAAGTTCGGATATTCCCACTAGCGAGGACTCCGTTACAATTTTTAGTGCAGCTAACCAACTCCCCTGGCTTCTCCCCACGCGACGAAAGTCCCTATTGGAATACTTCTCCTGCCCGAAAGTAAAAGATGCACTTTCCCCTGAGTTGGATAATTACCTGCACGAACTCAGCCTCAACAAACCCAATAACCGCTTGGGCACTTACTTTGAAAGGCTCTGGTCATTTGCCTTTGACAAACATCCCGACTACCAGCTGCTCTACCAAAACCTCCCTCTAAGGTCCGGCGGCAAGACACTGGGGGAACTCGACTTCGTCGTGCAACACCTGCCCAGCAACCAGTGTGAACACTGGGAAATTGCCGTAAAATTTTATCTCCAGGTTACCGATATCCATTGGGTAGGGCCCGGAATCAAGGACCGACTGGATATCAAACTGGCAAGAATGGCAGATCATCAACTGCCACTGATTGAAATGCCGGCAGTTCAATCAATGCTGAAAGAGCACGGCCTAGAGATAGATCGCCAGTGGGCGCTAATGCCCGGGAGACTATTCAAACCGCTGGATACACTTCACCGGCCCTCCAGTCATGATCTTTGGTGGGTATCGTTATCCGAGTTTCGATCACTCTCCCTGAGCCAGGCAAACCGCGGTGCTCTCGAGTGGCTGGCACTCCCCAAGCAAGCCTGGCTGGCGCCTCAGAGCAGCACCACCGGCATGACTGCCGATCAATTGCTAGAGGCGCTGCTGCCCGAAAGCTTTACCCACCCACTGTGCATCGCCGCCGTCGATAAAAACGGCGAAGCCTGCAGAGGCTTTATCGTGCCCGACAACTGGTACCAAAGAGCCAAAAGTAGCTTGAGCATATAA